The sequence GCTTATGCGCCAATTTGGGTGTTCTATCGCAGTCAATTGGGAGATGTATTTGATGTTAACGGCCTGAAGGGTAAGCGCATAGCGATTGGGTATCCAGCTCAAGGAATTCATACAAATTCGTTGGATATTTTGAATGCGGTAGGCGTCAACACAAAAAATAGCCAGTTTTTAAACATTGGCAGAGAAGAAGCCCTCAAAAAACTGCATGCTAATGAGATTGATGCCATGTTCTATTCAGCGCCTGCTGAGGACCATTTGGTAAAGACGCTATTTAATGACCCTACATTAAAGCCACTTAAGTGGCCTGATGCTGAGGGTATCGCTAGGAACCTCCGAGAGTTTCATGTATTAAAGCTTCCATTGGGTGCAATTGATTTGGAGAATTCTAAGCCGTCGACCGATATGAGGGTGTTAGCAACCACCATTACGGTGATTACTAAAAAAGATACGCATTCTGCTTTGATCTATTTAATGATGGGTGTAATGGATGAGGTGCATGAGAGGCCCAGTCTCTTGCAATCAGAGAATGAGTTTCCCTCAGACAAGGACGTTGACTTTCCGATGAGTGACGATGCTGAAGACTATTACAAGAATGGCGGAAAACCATTCTTACAAAGATATCTTCCGTATTGGGCCGCCAGTTTCTTAGGAAAATTATTACTGATTTTAGTTCCTCTCCTAGCTATTTTTTATCCACTTTCGCAAGCCTATCCAGCTTTGCAGCAGTGGTACTACACCAATAAGGTGAATCGTTTCTATGACCAGTTAGTGAAGATTGAGAAGCGTTTAGATCATCATGCGGATCTAGAGCGAATTAAATACGATATACAGATACTGCGTGCCGAGATTGAATTACTGATTAAGCTGGAGAAGATCCCCAGTATGTATACAAATCTACTGTATGACCTTAGAGGGCATGTCAGTCAAGTGATCGAGCAGCACGGACTTCAATAAGAAAAACCGCTCAATGAGCGGCTTTTTTAATAGAATCTGGCTCCTCGACGTGGGATCGAACCACGGACCAACAGATTAACAGTCTGCTGCTCTACCGCTGAGCTATCGAGGAATAAGCGAATATTATAGCAATATGAAGGCACTTCTTCCGACTTCCGTCCAGATCCCTAAGATACTGACCATTGCTGGCTCTGACAGTGGTGGGGGTGCGGGGGTTCAGGCTGACCTCAAAGTCATTACCGCATTGGGTGGCTATGGAATGTCGGTCATTACTGCCATCACAGCCCAAAATACATTAGGTGTTACAGCGATTCAGGATGTTGACTTGGCCGTCATAGAAGCGCAAATCGATGCAGTCTTAAATGATATCGGTGCTGACTCAATCAAAATTGGGATGCTAGCCAGCCCAGAAATTGTCCAGGTGGTTGCCAACTCTTTACGTAAGCATGACATCACCAGAATTATTTTGGACCCTGTGCTGAGGGCAACGTCTGGAGCAAGCTTAGGTGGCGATGACACTGCTCAGGCCATGATGAAGGAATTATTTCCGATGGCAAGTTTAGTGACACCAAATTTAGAAGAAGCCTCTTTGCTATTAGGTCGCGATATTTCCCATGTTGATGACTTTAAATCTGCCGCCGAAAAATTATTAGCTTTAGGACCTCAGGCAGTTCTCATTAAGGGTGGTCATCTAGATTCTGCGCACACTCAACTCACGGATTATCTGATGTGGCGCAGTATTGAAGATGATTTAGAAATCATTCAAGTAAAAGAGTTTAAGCATCCGCGTGTCAATACTGAAAATACACACGGCACTGGTTGCTCCTTATCTGCAGCGATTGCGACCTATTTTGCTGATGGCCATGATCTGCCGCATGCTGTGGGAAAGGCTATTGCATACGTAGAGGCGGGTTTACAAGCCGGACGTTTTTTATCGATCGGTGAGGGGCCAGGACCACTTTGGCCGATGTTTGAGTTCTATCCAACTGCGTTACCGCTTGAAGACCAATAGTCTCTAAAAATATCTAGCGCTTGATTAATTCTTGTAGTCGTTTAACAGTAGCTTTAGGATTATCTGATCCCGTAATGGCTCTAACTACTGCTACTGATCCCACCCCGCTATGCGCAACTGCCTGCATACTGCTCTCGTCAATTCCGCCAATAGCGACTAAAGGATAAGCTTGCATTAATTGCGCATACTTATAGAGTCGGCCTAGGCCTTGAGGTGCAGTTGGCATCCGCTTGAGTGTCGTTGGAAAAACTGCCCCCATAGCAATATAGCTGGGGCAGAAACGATCTGCATAAACCATCTCGGCATAGCCGTGGGTACTTAAACCTAAGCGCAGCCCAGCATTTCTGATGGCATCGAGATCAGCAGTGGCTAAATCTTCTTGACCAAGATGCACGCCATAGGCGCCTAACTCAATTGCACTTTGCCAATAGTCGTTAATGAAAAGTAGTGTCTTACTACCTTTGACAGCTTCAATAGATTGTTTAATTTCTGTATGGATGTGTTTTACATCATTGCTCTTGAGTCTGAGTTGGACGGTTGGAAGTTCTGCATCCACCATTCGCTTAATCCACTCTGAGTCAGGCATGACTCCATAAAGCCCTAAGCGCTTAGGACATTCCGGAAATGCCTTGGGATTCATAATGCGGGTCCAAGGCAGTAAATCAAAATATTCAGGGCGATTGGGCCATTTGATCGGATCAAAATTTCCGTCGTGGTGAACCATTCTGGACCATGCTTTCCCTAGCACCGTTGCATCAAGCTCTATAAAGCCCATTGATATCGCCGCCAAAGTAGCAGCAAGCTCATAGTGATCAATAGCATGCTCATTATCTATTCGCGGTGGTGGTGAGCTTAGGCTGTAGACGGGAGGCGGCAGAGTGACATCATCGGTGCGATGTGCAGCCACGATTTGATCAGCAAGGTCGCGCACCAAGCTCATGAGAACTCTAGGCTTGATGCCAAAAAGGGGTGCCTACCAGTGGGGTGCTAGCTTGAGCAGATTCTTGGGCGGACATAGCGCCCGATAAATACGCTGAGCGACCTGCTGCAGTTGCCATTGCAAAGGCTTTAGCCATGTCAATCGGGTTATCAGCAAGAGCGACAGCGGTATTAAGTAGAACACCATCAAAGCCCCATTCCATCACAGAGCAAGCATGGGATGGTAAGCCAAGACCGGCATCAACCAATAAGGGGACTTTAAGGCGTTCCCGCAGGAGTTTCATGGCGTAGGGATTGAGTGGGCCTTGACCAGTGCCAATGGGAGCTGCCCAAGGCATTACTGCTTGGCAGCCCACATCGACAAGGCGCTGGCAAAGGATGAGATCTTCAGTGCAATAGGGCAGTACCTTGAAACCATCATTGATCAGTGTCTTCGCGGTTTCTACCAAACGGAGGGTGTCGGGTTGCAAGGTGTAGTCATCACCTATTAACTCGAGTTTGATCCAGTCCGTTTCAAAAACCTCCCTGGCCATTTGCGCTGTTGTGATGACCTCTTGGGGACTATGACATCCAGCTGTATTAGGCAATACGGGAACAGACATCTTTTTAAGTAGCTCCCAAAAAGCATTTTTTCCCTGTTCTACAGTTGAGCCTTGACGACGTAAGCTCACAGTAATCATTGCTGGCTGAGAAGCTAGAACGGCTTCCTCTAAGATTTGCGGGGAAGGGTAGCGCGAGGTGCCCAAGAGCAAGCGACTAGAAAAATGCTCGCCATACAGAACGAGATCATCCTTGCTCAAAGCGCGTTGCTCTTTAATGGAATTCATATTCATAGTAAAAATTAGCCGCCAGTGACCGGCGAAATAACCTCGATCTGATCATTTTCAACTAGAGCGCACTGGTCATAATTCGATTTAGGAATGAACTGCAAATTTATGGCTACTGCAAAAGGGGGTTGTGCTTTTAGGGCCTCAAGTGCGTGCTCTAGTTTTGCTCCCTCTGGCAGTAAATGTTCAATCTGATTGATCATTACGCGCATGCTGCCACCTGATTCATGGAGGTGTCAGCAACATTAAGACCCAATTTCTTAGCCGTATGACTTGAACCACTGATTAATAATTCGATCACGCTATCTAATATTGCTGGGGCAATCATAAAACCATGACGGTAAAGGCCGTTGATAGATAGACGCTTGGTGGAACCGGCACCGTTCTCGATGCGGACTTCGGGCAAGTTGTTCTTTAAAGTCGGCCGACATTGGGTAGCCATCTCTAAAATACGGGCTTCTGCAAAACCGCTGTGCACGGTATAAACCGCGCTGAGCAACTCCATTGCTGAACGTACACTCATTTCTGAATGATCATCAGACTCGATCTCAGTAGCACCAACAACATAAATATGATTCTCTTTTGGCGCAATATAAATGGGATAACGTGGATGAATTAAGCGCGTAGGTCTTAGTAAATTGACTTCGGGCGCGTAAAGACGGATGACTTCACCGCGAACCCCACGCAGAGAGTTACCCTTGGCCTCTGGCCAATCTGATTTAGCACCCAAGCCTCGAGAATCAATCACCCAATCGTATCGGCCACTTTGCTCTAGGGCTTGTGGTTCAGGTGTTTGATGCCAATATACATTGACGGGTAAGGTAGATAGTTCGATCGCTAAAGCATTGAGTAACTGCCGGTTGTCCAGTTGGCCCTCATTGGGTAAATAGAGACCTTGATTAAAACGATCGGCAACGCTCGGCTCTATCTCCAGCAGTCTCGCAGAATCGAGCATCTCTGGCGCAGTAAGCGCTGGGTTACTGCGTTGATTCTTCTGCAGATGCTTAATAAAACGCTCTGCATCATTTGCATCTTGTCGATGCCACAAAATCAGACTGCCATTTTTCTGAAAGAACACCGGACTAGCCAATTTGGCGATGATTTCTGGCCAACGTGACAAGCTGTGTACGCCCATATTTACGACATTGTTCTCGGTGATGGCGGATTCAGCTAAAGGCGCAAGCATTGCTGCAGCGACTCGGGCAGCAGACAATGCAGCATCAGGACCACCTTGATCGTAAAGATCAACTTGGCCTCCAGCTTGGGCGAGTTCGACTGCCAGGAGACGACCCATCAAACCGGCACCAACAATAGCGAATCGACCCTGCGCTATAGAATCCATCTTGAGTTACAGATCCGTTATTTATTGGTAGATTTCGCTACCGCGTTTACGAAACTCAATTGACTTCTCTTCCATGCCTTTATTTGGGTCAACTCCCTCTGCCTTGAGATTGGCAGCATAGTCTCGTACTTCTTGTGTGATCTTCATTGAGCAGAATTTAGGTCCGCACATAGAGCAGAAGTGGGCAATCTTGGCACCTTCAGCTGGTAGGGTGGCATCGTGATATTCACGCGCACGCTCAGGATCAAGGCCGAGATTAAATTGGTCTTCCCAGCGGAACTCAAAGCGGGCTTTGGAGAGGGCATTATCCCGAATCTGTGCGCCAGGTAAGCCCTTGGCTAGATCGGCTCCATGCGCAGCAATCTTATAAGTGATGATGCCTTCGCGGACATCTTCTTTGTCTGGCAAACCTAAGTGTTCTTTAGGCGTGACATAGCAGAGCATCGCTGTGCCGTACCAACCAATTTGGGCTGCACCAATACCGCTGGTGATGTGATCATAGCCTGGAGCAATATCGGTGATCAATGGCCCTAAGGTATAGAAGGGCGCTTCTAAGCAATGCTTTAATTCCTCGGTCATATTTTCTTCAATGCGCTGCATTGGAACGTGGCCAGGACCTTCAATCATCACTTGCACGTCTTGCTGCCAGGCTTTAGCAGTGAGTTCACCAAGGGTATGCAATTCACCAAACTGGGCTGCATCATTAGAGTCAGCGATACAACCAGGACGCAGGCCATCTCCTAAACTAAATGAAACGTCATAGGCCTTCATGATCTCGCAGATTTCATCAAATCTGGTGTAGAGAAAGTTCTCTTTGTGGTGGGCCAGGCACCATTTGGCCATGATTGAACCACCGCGCGACACAATGCCAGTAATACGGTCAGCAGTCAGCGGAACATAACGCAGCAATACACCCGCATGAATCGTGAAATAGTCCACACCTTGTTCAGCTTGCTCTACCAAGGTATCGCGGAACATTTCCCAAGTGAGGTCCTCTGCGATACCACCAGTCTTATCTAGTGCTTGGTAGATCGGTACTGTGCCGATCGGTACCGGAGAGTTACGAATAATCCATTCACGGGTTTCATGAATATGTTTGCCGGTAGATAAATCCATGATGGTGTCAGCACCCCAACGGATTGACCAAACCATTTTCTCGACCTCTTCATTAATTGAAGAGGTGACTGCCGAGTTACCCAAATTGCCATTGATCTTGACCCGGAAGTTGCGTCCAATAATCATGGGCTCTAGTTCTGGGTGATTAATATTGGCGGGAATAATGGCACGACCCGCAGCAATTTCTTGGCGGACAAATTCACCGGTAATGATCTCTGGAAGATTGGCGCCATAACTCTTGCCAGGATGCTGCTTTAATAATTGGGTGTACTCTGGATTCTTCCGCAGTTGCTCTAGACCCATCGATTCACGCAGGGCAACGTATTCCATTTCAGGGGTAACAATGCCCTTGCGAGCATAATACATTTGGCTCACATTTTGACCAGCCTTAGCCACTCGAGGTGCGCGAATGTGGGCAAAGCGTAAGTGCTGTGTATCTGCATCTTTCGAGCGAGCGACTCCATAGTCAGATGAGGGTCCTGTTAATTGTTCTGTGTCATTGCGTTCATCAATCCAAGTCTCGCGTAATGCTGGCAAGCCTTTTTCTAAGTTGATGACGATTTCAGGATCGCTATAAGGACCAGAGGTGTCATAAACCGGGATGGGAGGATTGGGGACCATCTGCTCCCCAACGCGGGTAGGGAACTGATCAATCATGCGCACAGGAGCCTTGATATCAGACCGTGATCCTGCTAAATAGGTTTTACTGGATGCCGGATAGGCAAATTTTTGACCAAAGTCTCGTTCGAGGCTCTTAAGGCTTGGAATTTCAGGTTTTGTTTTTGGGTTCTTGCTGCTCATATCCATCTCCTAACATATTTAGATGGACGAAACCGGATACCGGTCTGATGGAACTCCCCACGCCAGTATTACCTGGTTCGGGTAAGAGGGTCTTTCTCAGCGCCTTTATGTTAAGGGCACCCCTGTTTCATCCTTAAACTAATTTAACCACAAAATGGAACTTAGGAGGGGAAACTGGATTTGTTGCTCCGCAAAATGAAGTCAGCCGTTACAAAAGCGGCATCGGTCGTGAATTCCTCTGCCAAGATGCGGGCTGCTGCCTCGGCTAGGGAGATTTCAATAAAGCTGCTGACCTCGCCATCATGATTGGTAGGAATAAAGTTGCTTGAAAGCGCAAGGTCGTAGATAAACAGCTGCTCATCATGAAAACCACCCCCAAGAATAGGGCGGCGCATATGGACTTTGCCCGCGGGTGTAATTTGGTTGGCCAATTGTGGTGGGACGCCAGCTTCTTCCCATAATTCTCGAACAGCACAAACCCAGGGTGTTTCATCTGCAGCAATACCGCCCGCAGCCAGATTATCTAAAAGACCTGGATCGGTTCTTTTGCTCTCACTGCGGCGGCCAAGCCACAAATTTCCTTCTTTGGTAAAGCCGTTGATATGACTAGCAGTGCTACGCAAACCCAGAGTTCTAAAAGCGGCTCGCTCTAAGCGAAAGTAGGCATGACCATTGTGATCAATCCAGGCAAACTCTTCATTGCGCCAACCGGGTATAAAGCCAGCTTGGCGCAGTCGATTAGCTAACTCTGTCAAGCTTGCGGAGATAAGAAACGGACTTGCGCTATCAATAAATAAGCCATGGTGATCTATGTGAATATGCGCAATTTTTTTCTCTTGCAAAGAGTCTTGGATATAAGCAATGAACTCGGGATTGATATGACCAATGATTTGCTTTTCAGCATGTGCACCCATAAAAAAAATGGGCAAGAAATCCAGCGGTGCGGACCGCGCCGAATTTTGCAACATTTCTTCTAAGGCAGCTAAGGTGCTGTCATTTATTTTTTGCATAAGCCGAGTGTATGAGAAATTGCTAGCGAACTATACAAAAAGTCAAGCAAGATAATCTGCTCAAATATTGGGCAAGCCAGATCGCTCTATACAAATCGGTAACTTAGCAAAACATTTTGGTATTTATCCACAGAGGCTGTGGATAACTTTGTCAGAAGATTTGGTCCCCCCGCCAGGAGTCGAACCTGGATCTACCGCTTAGGAGGCGGTTGCACTATCCATTGTGCTACAGCGGGTCACTTAGGCTTAACTACACAAAGCCCATAACTGGTTGGTAATATTTAGCATCAGTTCTGGGCGATAGTAGCTGATAAATACGAGAGCTAGCAATACTAAAGTAATCCCACGAAGCAACCAAGTAGAGAAAGAGGTATTCATGCGGGGAGTTCCGCGTGAGTGTTTCGTGCTAGGGCTTGTTCTTTAACGGGGAGGTTAATTAGGCATGCTAATACGCCAAGCCCAATCGCAATATTCCAAACCACACTATAAGACCCCGTCAGGTCATATAAATAGCCACCCAAAAAAGCGCCAGAGAAGCTACCCAATTGATGGGCAAAGAAAATCAGACCTGAGAGCATGCTTAGGTATTTAACCCCAAAGATCTGCGCAACAATGCCGTTAGTAAGTGGAATGGTAGAAAGCCATAGGAAACCCATCACGGCAGAAAAAATATAAACAGTGATGGGTGAGAGTGGAATCCATAAAAAAGCAATGATGGCAATTGATCTGCCTAGATAAATTCCAGAAAGTAAGTAGCGCTTAGGAAAGCGCTGACCGAAAATCCCTGCGCAGTAAGTACCAAAGACGTTAAACAATCCAATCAAGGCGAGGGCGGTGGTTGCAATCGCTGGTGATCCTACTGCTGGATAAGTTTGAGACATATCCTTTAGGTAAGGCGCTAAATGAACCGCAATAAAAACCACCTGAAAGCCACAGACAAAATAACCCAGAGTTAAATAACGATAGCTTGGATTACTAGTAGCCTCATGCAGTGCTTGTCGAATCGTTTGATCGTCAGCTGTGTTGGTGTAGACAAAATTCTTCTCCCGTAATAAAAAAGCAGCTGGAATCATGAAGCTTGCAATGATTGCCAAGAGTAGGAGAGCATCTTGTGGACCAAAGCGACTCAAGAGCGCCTGCTCAGCAGGAATCATCAAGAACTGACCAAAAGATCCTGCAGCAGCAGTGATTCCCATTGCCCAGACGCGTTTATCAGCCGGCACATTTCTGCCTAAAATTCCGTAGACCACGCTATAGGTTGTCGCCGTTTGCGCCAGACCAATCAGAAGGCCACCCGCAATCGTGAAGTTCAATACATCGCTAGATACAGCCATGCCTGCTAAGCCAAGGGCATAAAGCAGGCCACCAAGGAGCATGATTCTGAAAGCGCCGAATCGATCAGCTAGTGCACCCGTTAATGGTTGGAAGGCGCCCCAAATTAAATTTTGTAGTGCAATTGTGAGGGCAAATGTGCCACGTCCCCAACCATTTTCTATAGTGATGGGTAAATTAAATAAGCCAAATCCATGACGAATACCCATAGAGAGAGTGACCATTAAACCACCATAAATCAGCACCTCTTTGATGCTGAGAGAGCGAGCAATTTTTTCAGGGGAAATCACAAAACACCTTTGTCATAGAGTTTCTCTATCGCTTGAGCGTCTAGTTGCAGGCGTTCCTGCAAAACTTCTCGAGTATGCTGCCCCAACATGGGTGGCGGCATTTTGTACTGCACTGGCGATTTGGATAAATGCATTGGACTGGCAACCAATTTCATTTGACCTAACGCTGGATGGGGAACGGTAAGCTCAATCCCTCTGGCCATAACCTGTGGGTCTTCAAAAACCTCTTTGAAGTTATTGATAGGACCACAGGGTACTTTCGCCTCTTCAAGCAAATCAATCCATTGCGCTTTAGTCTTGTGGCGTGTCATTGCCTCTAAAAGTGGTATGAGTTGATCACGATGCTTAACCCGCTCAGGGTTATCGTGAAAACGAGGATCATCGGCTAACTGCGCCTGACCACCTACAGTAACAAAGTGTTTGAACTGACTATTGTTTCCAGCTGCAACAATGATCCAACTATCGGATGTTGGGAAAGTTTGATAGGGCACGATCGTTGCCGATGTATTTCCTAAGCGTTGCGGAATTTCTCCAGAACATAAATAAGCACTGGCTGCATTAGCCATGACTGCAATTTGTGTATCGAGTAAAGCCATATCGATGCATTGTCCTTCACCAGTGCGATCGCGATACATCAGGGCTGCCATGATTGCATTCGTTGCATACATGCCTGTCAAAATATCGGCAATGGGCACCCCCGCTTTTTGCGGTGAAGCCCCAGGAACATTTTCTGCTTCTCCGGTCACACTCATGAAGCCACCCATGCCCTCAACAATCATGTCATAGCCTGGGCGATTGGCATAAGGACCAGTTTGACCAAAGCCCGTTATCGAGCAGTAGATTAAATCGGGCTTGATTTTTTGTAGAGCAGCATAGTCAAGACCATATTTGACTAGTTGGCTGACTTTGTAGTTTTCAATTAGAACGTCAGACTCTGCGACTAATTTACGAATGATGTCTTGCCCCTCGGGTGTACTGATATCGACGGTGATTGAGCGTTTATTCCGATTCATGGCGATGAAATAAGCCGTCTCACTACTATCTTTACCCTGCGCATCTTTAGCAAAGGGCGGCCCCCAATGGCGGGTATCGTCTCCAACCCCAGGTTTTTCTACCTTGATGACATCGGCGCCAAGGTCAGCCAAATTTTGGGTGCACCAAGGTCCAGCGAGGACCCGGCTCAGGTCTAAAACACGAATATGACTTAAGGCACCCATGAGCTAATTTTGGCATGAATAGAGGGTTAATCGCTGAAATTTGAGGGTATCAGCCAGACATGGCTACAATTTGCGCGAATGGCTACACGTAAAACCTCCGAATATAGCGAATCATCGATTCAGGTCCTCAAAGGCCTTGAACCTGTCCGGCAGCGGCCCGGAATGTACACCCGTACTGATAATCCACTGCACATCATTCAAGAGGTTCTGGATAACGCATCAGATGAAGCCTTAGGGGGATTTGGTAAGCACATTACTGTGACGATGCATACCGATGGTAGTGTGAGCGTAGAAGACGATGGTCGAGGTATTCCTGTTGGAATACATCCCACTGAGAAGCTCCCTGTAGTAGAAATCGTATTCACCCAATTGCATGCTGGCGGCAAGTTTGAAAAAGGCAGTGGTGGAGCATACGCTTTCTCCGGCGGTCTGCATGGTGTTGGCGTCTCCGTTACGAATGCACTCTCGAAACGATTAGAAGTTACCGTATGGCGTGATGGACAAGTTTCTACGCTGACCTTTGCTGATGGCAAGGTCATCGAGAAACTCAAATCCAAAGTTGCCGGCAAAGAAGATAAGTCGCATGGCACTCGAGTGCGAGCTTGGCCTGATGCAAAGTATTTTGATAGCGCTGTTATTCCCATGCCGGAGTTGATTCGCCTACTAAGATCTAAGGCAGTTTTGCTCCCTGGTGTCAAGGTCACGCTGATTCAAGAGAAATCGGGCGATAGTCAAACTTGGCAATACGCTCAAGGCTTAAGAGGCTACCTCAATGAGGCAATCGCGCAAGCAGGTCATGGTGCTGAGGTCATCCCGCCATTTGAAGGTGAGCAATACGCAACGGGTAATAGTGATGAAGATGGTTTTGCTGAAGGCGAAGGCGCTGCTTGGGTTGTTGCTTGGACTGAGGATGGAGCCCCAGTTCGTGAGAGCTATGTCAATCTAATACCAACGCCAGCCGGGGGAACTCACGAGAGCGGTTTGCGCGAAGGCCTATTTAATGCCGTCAAAGGTTTTATTGAGATGCATGCCTTACAACCCAAAGGTGTCAAGCTGATGCCGGAGGATGTATTTGCCAGGGCGTCCTTCATCTTATCGGCAAAAGTTTTGGATCCTCAATTTCAGGGACAAATTAAAGAGCGCCTGAACTCTCGTGATGCAGTGCGTTTAGTTTCTGCTTATTCAAAATCGGCTCTCGAGCTTTGGCTAAATCAACATGTGGATTACGGTCGAAAACTGGCTGATCTGGTCATTAAACAAGCCCAAGCGAGAACCCGCGCTGGCCAAAAAGTCGAGAAGAAAAAATCTTCAGGGGTTGCAGTGCTTCCAGGAAAGTTAACCGACTGCGAGAGTCAAGATACCGGCATGAATGAAATCTTCCTGGTTGAGGGGGATTCGGCGGGTGGCTCAGCAAAGATGGGTCGCAATAAGGAATATCAGGCAATCTTGCCCCTGCGCGGTAAGGTTCTTAACACTTGGGAGGCAGAGCGTGATCGCCTCTTTGCCAATAATGAAGTGCACGATATTGCCGTAGCGATTGGAGTTGATCCCCATGGTCCCAATGACGAGATCGACTTGAGCAATTTACGTTATGGCAAGGTATGCATTCTCTCTGATGCGGACGTTGATGGAGCCCATATTCAAGTGTTGCTACTCACCTTGTTCTATAAGCACTTTCCAAAATTGATTGATTTGGGCCATGTCTATATTTCTAGACCACCTTTATTTAGGGTTGATGCCCCAGCCCGTGGCAAGAAGCCTGCTCAGAAAATCTATGCGCTCGATGCGAATGAGCTACAAGCGATTGAAGATAAATTACGTAAAGATGGTGTTCGTGATGGCGCTTGGCAGATTTCCCGCTTTAAAGGTTTGGGTGAAATGAGTGCGGAACAATTATGGGATACCACCTTAAATCCAGACACTCGACGCCTGCTACCAGTAACACTAGGCGAGTGGACTCAGGATGAAACCATTAAAACCATGGATATGTTGATGGGTAAATCAGAATCTGGCGCTCGGCGCGATTGGTTAGAGGAACGCGGTAATGAAGTTGAGGCAGATATCTAATGGCCATTAAGAAGCCCGTTAAGAAAACGGTTTCCGCAAAATCGACTAAGCCAGCAGAGCAGGCTGATCTCTTTTCGAATCTCGATGAGACTGAGGTTGCTGAGGTTAACAAACCTTTGCCAAAGCCATCAAAGTCTGGCGGAAGTTCTCCGCCGCACGATCCTAACAAGGTCGAACTCAACGAAGATGACAAGGATAGCTTAACGCTAGCAGTT comes from Polynucleobacter paneuropaeus and encodes:
- a CDS encoding TAXI family TRAP transporter solute-binding subunit, coding for MTKKQIFLYLSGLAILVAIAVAVVKLFLLPPSSIEIAAGPKGGYLYEIAQIYAQEFEKSGVKVTVLETAGTLDNLEHVEHPDKMIEFGFLEGGAADRKDYPSLESLGSIAYAPIWVFYRSQLGDVFDVNGLKGKRIAIGYPAQGIHTNSLDILNAVGVNTKNSQFLNIGREEALKKLHANEIDAMFYSAPAEDHLVKTLFNDPTLKPLKWPDAEGIARNLREFHVLKLPLGAIDLENSKPSTDMRVLATTITVITKKDTHSALIYLMMGVMDEVHERPSLLQSENEFPSDKDVDFPMSDDAEDYYKNGGKPFLQRYLPYWAASFLGKLLLILVPLLAIFYPLSQAYPALQQWYYTNKVNRFYDQLVKIEKRLDHHADLERIKYDIQILRAEIELLIKLEKIPSMYTNLLYDLRGHVSQVIEQHGLQ
- the thiD gene encoding bifunctional hydroxymethylpyrimidine kinase/phosphomethylpyrimidine kinase, which translates into the protein MKALLPTSVQIPKILTIAGSDSGGGAGVQADLKVITALGGYGMSVITAITAQNTLGVTAIQDVDLAVIEAQIDAVLNDIGADSIKIGMLASPEIVQVVANSLRKHDITRIILDPVLRATSGASLGGDDTAQAMMKELFPMASLVTPNLEEASLLLGRDISHVDDFKSAAEKLLALGPQAVLIKGGHLDSAHTQLTDYLMWRSIEDDLEIIQVKEFKHPRVNTENTHGTGCSLSAAIATYFADGHDLPHAVGKAIAYVEAGLQAGRFLSIGEGPGPLWPMFEFYPTALPLEDQ
- a CDS encoding thiamine phosphate synthase yields the protein MSLVRDLADQIVAAHRTDDVTLPPPVYSLSSPPPRIDNEHAIDHYELAATLAAISMGFIELDATVLGKAWSRMVHHDGNFDPIKWPNRPEYFDLLPWTRIMNPKAFPECPKRLGLYGVMPDSEWIKRMVDAELPTVQLRLKSNDVKHIHTEIKQSIEAVKGSKTLLFINDYWQSAIELGAYGVHLGQEDLATADLDAIRNAGLRLGLSTHGYAEMVYADRFCPSYIAMGAVFPTTLKRMPTAPQGLGRLYKYAQLMQAYPLVAIGGIDESSMQAVAHSGVGSVAVVRAITGSDNPKATVKRLQELIKR
- a CDS encoding thiazole synthase is translated as MNSIKEQRALSKDDLVLYGEHFSSRLLLGTSRYPSPQILEEAVLASQPAMITVSLRRQGSTVEQGKNAFWELLKKMSVPVLPNTAGCHSPQEVITTAQMAREVFETDWIKLELIGDDYTLQPDTLRLVETAKTLINDGFKVLPYCTEDLILCQRLVDVGCQAVMPWAAPIGTGQGPLNPYAMKLLRERLKVPLLVDAGLGLPSHACSVMEWGFDGVLLNTAVALADNPIDMAKAFAMATAAGRSAYLSGAMSAQESAQASTPLVGTPFWHQA
- the thiS gene encoding sulfur carrier protein ThiS — encoded protein: MRVMINQIEHLLPEGAKLEHALEALKAQPPFAVAINLQFIPKSNYDQCALVENDQIEVISPVTGG
- a CDS encoding FAD-dependent oxidoreductase translates to MDSIAQGRFAIVGAGLMGRLLAVELAQAGGQVDLYDQGGPDAALSAARVAAAMLAPLAESAITENNVVNMGVHSLSRWPEIIAKLASPVFFQKNGSLILWHRQDANDAERFIKHLQKNQRSNPALTAPEMLDSARLLEIEPSVADRFNQGLYLPNEGQLDNRQLLNALAIELSTLPVNVYWHQTPEPQALEQSGRYDWVIDSRGLGAKSDWPEAKGNSLRGVRGEVIRLYAPEVNLLRPTRLIHPRYPIYIAPKENHIYVVGATEIESDDHSEMSVRSAMELLSAVYTVHSGFAEARILEMATQCRPTLKNNLPEVRIENGAGSTKRLSINGLYRHGFMIAPAILDSVIELLISGSSHTAKKLGLNVADTSMNQVAACA
- the thiC gene encoding phosphomethylpyrimidine synthase ThiC; the encoded protein is MSSKNPKTKPEIPSLKSLERDFGQKFAYPASSKTYLAGSRSDIKAPVRMIDQFPTRVGEQMVPNPPIPVYDTSGPYSDPEIVINLEKGLPALRETWIDERNDTEQLTGPSSDYGVARSKDADTQHLRFAHIRAPRVAKAGQNVSQMYYARKGIVTPEMEYVALRESMGLEQLRKNPEYTQLLKQHPGKSYGANLPEIITGEFVRQEIAAGRAIIPANINHPELEPMIIGRNFRVKINGNLGNSAVTSSINEEVEKMVWSIRWGADTIMDLSTGKHIHETREWIIRNSPVPIGTVPIYQALDKTGGIAEDLTWEMFRDTLVEQAEQGVDYFTIHAGVLLRYVPLTADRITGIVSRGGSIMAKWCLAHHKENFLYTRFDEICEIMKAYDVSFSLGDGLRPGCIADSNDAAQFGELHTLGELTAKAWQQDVQVMIEGPGHVPMQRIEENMTEELKHCLEAPFYTLGPLITDIAPGYDHITSGIGAAQIGWYGTAMLCYVTPKEHLGLPDKEDVREGIITYKIAAHGADLAKGLPGAQIRDNALSKARFEFRWEDQFNLGLDPERAREYHDATLPAEGAKIAHFCSMCGPKFCSMKITQEVRDYAANLKAEGVDPNKGMEEKSIEFRKRGSEIYQ